In Rutidosis leptorrhynchoides isolate AG116_Rl617_1_P2 chromosome 6, CSIRO_AGI_Rlap_v1, whole genome shotgun sequence, the DNA window actaattgatgtgaatatttccccttgattattatagcttggtaacctaagaattagaaaacgggtatggcccctaattcatgcgaatcctaaaggtaactaccgggtttaacacccccacccccacccagaatgttcactagacggaagagctagtgggcgtggtgtttagtacttcgaggtttatatattattacagactgaaagttttgtttattttggggatatttatgatgcgcattaaatgttaaggtcggttaccaagcaacgaAAGCAAGcaaagaaaagtgaatgttatgtatcgagagaatgattttatacacaggttatgtgtatgatatcttgtacacgagatatgtgtacggttacaaagaattattgaaaaatggtttcgtacacgagatatgtgtactgtatttaaaagaaattgcatgtacattacaggtgggtataggattcgggctcatttgtaccatgcacatttaaatcttgtggtctatcaaaattatgaattttattatttatgataaacctatgaactcactaaccttttggttgacactttaaagcatgtttattctcaggtatgaaagaaaacttttgctgtgcatttgctcattttagagatattacttggagtcattcatgacatatttcaaaagacgttgcattcgagtcgttgagttcatcaagaacattattaagtcatttatagttggatatattatgaaatggtatgcatgtcgtcaactttcgatgtgatgaaagtttgtcttttaaaaacaaatgcaatgtttgtaaaatatatcatttagaggtcaaatacctcgtaatgaaatcaattattatgtaacatttataatcgatatgaacggggcatttcaaattTCATTGGTCCTTCATGTAATTATTACCCTGATTTCTTTAACCTTTCGTCCATCTTCATCCATTCATCATTATTTAGTATAAATTTATCTGTAAATTCTTTAACTCAACATtataagttataatttgtatttgtgTTATACACTTGTATAATTCCACCCAAATTCACTTTTATAAATCCAACAGATCTGAGCTTAGGGGCATAAATCCATCGAAAATCATACATCACAGATCCAAATCAGATTTctacttcatcatcattcatcttcaACACTAGAACGAAGCAGATTCGGAATTTGTTCATCGGCATCTTCGTCGTTCATCATCATTAACAGATTTAGGTGTTTTTGATTTTGAAGTTATATCAACAATATGAGATCAGGATCTGAGTTCCTAAAGTTAAAACGCATCTTCTTCAACCATCATATTCATTTAACAACTCCAAAGTTGTTTTAGATCTAGAAGTCAAAGTTTATTGTTCTTCGGTCAACAATTTAATTCAAGCATATTGCTGAGTTTTAGATGCTATGATTCAGTTTCGAGTGTTTTACAAGATGATTACAAGCTACTTTGATTCAGGTTATGTTATCTAAAAATCTCTAAAATCCAACCTTGATCTTTAAAGTCCATATGCAAAAGTCTCTAGTGTTCTTCGATTTCCAAATTTTATTGTTGTTTTAGTTGTGAATCCTCATCAAAAAGTGTTTATCGCTGACTATGAAGGCTTGAGGAATTGATTTCATGATTAATTTCATCAATTGAAGATCTGATGTTCATAGCAATTTTCGAATTAACTGTTTTTGCGGGAAATGAAATGAAGATTTAATTTCATCAATTGAAGAAAAAGAAATGAAGAGGAGATGAAGTATGATGATAAAATgaggtttaattttttttttaatgaattTCAAATGGAACCTAACGGAAAAAGAAACAAACGTTAAATTGAGGGATCAACCATGTAATTTTCTACATATTGACATGTTACCTGAGTTATAAGTAATTCAATGCATACAATAGTAGAGATTtaatagttgaatgcatacaatagaagatttgaaagttgaatgcatacaataagaaTTTGGTGAAAGCTCAATACATTTTCAAATAATTATCCCTAATTTACTCGATGGAAGCTTTGAAGTAAGGGTGTTCATCGGTTTTGGTTTTTAGTTTTTCGGTTTATTTGATTCGGTTTTTTTGGTTTTGAAATTTATAAActcaaaaccgaaaaccaaaccgagaccaaatttaaatattaaaaccataatcaaaaccgaaccgaaaactgaATTTGATTTAggtttggtttcggttaaaaccgaaaatcactaaaagtaaaaattttaaccaacataaacttacatataaattaGGAATAACGGTTGTAGAATTAATTTAAGTATACAAGATATATAACTTGTTTAttgtataacaataatataattatacatcgaatataatataatatcataaatataaataggttttaatatgttattaatttgcattcggttttcggttaaccgaatttaaaattttcaaaaccgaaaaacaAACCAAAAATCGAATTACAAATTCGATTTCGGTTTCAATTGATCCGAAAACCATTTAAAAAATTCGGTTTGATTTTTTTTAGGTTAgattcgattcgatattcggtttTTTTTGTTCGaaaccaaatggtgcacacccctacTTTGAAGTGATCGTTATAGCTTACTAAAATTTCTCTCCATACTATTATTTAAAGTCATTATTCAACAAATGATGAAAAATTATCAAAATTGTAAGAAATCTGTAATGTTGTTTTACTTCCCATGGACCCTTCCTTTTGAACCAAAGCATACTACGGTAAAACCGTATACCaaatacatacattttacaagtagAAAGCAAGTGTAGAGTGAGCGGTGACAGTTGGGCCTTTATGTGCTCGATAACAGCTACATCAAAACCTGGCATCAAAATCATACATTACTAACACCAAACCGtagatccatttcggtcacacacAAAAAAACTCAAAGTTTTTAACCAAAAGACGCAACAAACATGCATCTTAATCCTGACCGTTTTGGATCATAAAAACCAACGTAATGCAAGATACAAATTCTACCACTAAACCTAATAGACGAAGTCATCAGTACATATTGAAAAGCAGATACTAAAATTCAAGTGAGTCAGAAAAAAATAGAAACAAAGCAAAGCACAAACGACAATGACCAAAATTTTGGATAGCAACAGAACACTAAGATACTTCAATTTATAAAGAGAAAAACTTGCTGACAGAGAACTAGATTTAACGATTTCTGCTGGGAGCACTTCATTCGGGAATCATCTGTTCGTTGTCAGCATCTTCTCCGGTCTCGATAGTGGGCTTTGATTGTTGTGTAGGAGCCTGCCTTTTTTTGATTCCACTGACAATATCATCGATTCTAAGAAGCATACAAGCAGCCTCAATGGCTGTCTTGAAGGTTTGTGCCTTCACGTTATAAGCGTCCCAAATCTATACAAAAACAGTGTTTCACATAAACGAacaagtaaaaaaaatataatcatCCAATAAATAGATGTATAATAGAAAAGGAGATGAAGAGTGCACCTTTAGTTCTTTCATATCAGCAATTTCACCTGTATTTCCATCTATCCCAGTCCATGCATTCTCACCATTCGCATGCTGTAACATATTAAGCCAAAATGTCAAGCACAGAACTCTATTAACAAATTCTAGGGAACTTTGATATTTACAAAAGAGAATATAGCATTCAGAGTAACCCACAGTTTGTCTGATTTTTGTTTCGGGTAAATTTGTAAAAATTTAGCTGCAAAAGTTCAACTATTCATTGAAGTATAGTATACATTTCTAATTTCTAATCAGCAGAAAAGCAAACCTTTTTTCATTTTAGCTGTGCGATAAATTGTCATTTTAAACTAAGGAACAAAATCGGGAGTAAAAAAAGAAAGTAAGCAAACAGATAACTTGCCTTTCCCTGAAGAGCAGTCATAGTTCTAATGACATTAACACCACAGTTTTGTGCCAATGTTCTTGGTATAGCCTCGAATGCTACAGCTGCAGCTTCATATGGCCACTGTTTCAAAAAGTAAATAATCATTACCAACATAAGATGTAGATCTAAAATGAaaacattaaccttaaattcaacatATTTTATTGTCAATATGAATAGATACAGGAAAAGGCAATCAACATCAAAGATATACAGACTACCTTTTCAATGCCTTCAATCGATGAGCTCTTCTGCTTAAGTGTAGCAGAAACAGTCAACTCAGTAGCACCACCGCCAGGAACAAGTTTCGGATGCTTCAAAATGTTTCTAGCAACCGACATTGCATCCTATCAACAACAAAAAGTTCAAAACTGcatctaaaactaaatataatcCAACCATTACAAATATATTACCTGCAAATTCCTCTCAACTTCATTCAAAAGATCCTTGCTAGCACCTCGAAGAAGAACCGTGCACGCTTTCGGGTCTTTACATTCAACAATATGAGCAAAAAACTCATCACCAATCTTTTTAACCTCAAAAAGCCCAGCACCAGTTCCAACATCCGATTCTTGAAGTTCATCGGGCCGGTTCACAATAACCGCCCCGCACGCTTTAGCAATCCTATTATTATCTGTTTTCCTTAACCTCCTAATTGCACTAACACCAGCTTTACTAAAATAATGACAGGCTAAGTCACTAAGCCCCTTTTCAGTGATCACCAAATCGGGCTTAAATTTGAGTATTTGTGCACAGAGGTTTTCTATGTACTCTTCTTCCATTTTCAATAGTACTGCCCAATCTTCTTCTCTGACGAGTTCTGCGTTTGTTTGATTCTCACCCTTTTTGTACTCTAAAGGGCAATCTAGTAAAATGATACGGGGGTTTATGATTTTTCGTTTCATTTTGCCCGGGACCACTACGTCTTTGTTGAACATCACACCTTTAAGAACCTTGGAATCTTCTAATTGGCCACCCGGGATTTTTTCAACTTTGATGTATTTCTTGATATCCACTTCTTTTATACCCTGACCTAGATCGATACCAACTATTGTTGTAGCAGCAAGTGCTAGATCCTATAAGATTACATATGTAATTATCACAaccaattaaatattaaatataaagatAAAAGATCAGCAACATCCatataaattaaaaaattaaacTTTACTATAATAGTCATTTACAGCATATTTAAAGGAGTGAGAAGAAATAAAATACATACTGCAATTAAATCACCAAATTGACTGGTAAACTTTGTGCCAATAACACTCTTCACCAAACCCAGCATCATTGAACCTGCATTGAAAACAAAGCAAAAAATTCATTTAATACTGTAATCAATCGTATAAAACAGGTTCCTTACGTAAGTACAGGTGGAAATGCAAGTATTATAGTGAATACCTTAATAATTCAATTGCAAAAACTAGCTAAATTCAAATTACAGAAAAGACAGAGCAAGAGATACACATGAATATGCAAGATATATAAGAACAAAAACAGTAATATGATGGAGCTTACGATCATTCACATCAATAGACATGGAGATCTTGTCCAGTACAGCCAGAGCATCTTCAAGAGCCTTGTTATAAGCTGCAAATGTATAACTTTTACTTGCTTGCATATatcttatatttataatttatatttaaatttttaatttttaaattacagtttaattgtcaagaaaaagaaaaagataCCTCGGCAAATAACTGTAGGGTGGTACTTCTTGTCAATAAAAGCTTCCGCAACATGAAGCATCTCACCAGCTAAAATTTAAATTTGCTCAATCAGCAAGATCAAGTAaaatcaaaatatatataattcaaATGTTTTaagtaaaaatttagaattttttttttttaaaaaaaaaagattccctagCAATAACGGTAGAAAAAAATCACAAGAAAAATATACCGAGAACAATAACAGATGTAGTTCCATCGCCAACTTCCTCATCCTGTGTGCGGCTTAGTTCAATCATGGACTGCAATAATTTATTAAACCAACATTAATATCAGAAACAGAATAAGATTAAATCACataacacataaatatataaagaGAAAGTTGTATATGAAAGAGCAGTTTGAGTCTAAGATAATATATGCAATTAAAAAACGACCATTTAATCATATATTTTTGTAGAAAACTAAAAGATATGATGATTCAGAAGTAATACCTTTGCTGCTGGATGAGCAATATCCAACTCCCGCAAAATGGCATTCCCATCATTAGTGACCACAATTCCTACAAAAGACGCAGATGCATTAATCACCAAAGATTATAATACCACGTTCACACTCAATGGCTAAGATGTTAATTAATTTCATTAGTATGCATATATAAACATATGCATATGTGTCTATCACATCTATGTCATATATGTTAAAATGTAAGCACCTCCAGAAGCATCGAGAAGCATCTTTAACATGGACCTTGGACCCAAAGTGGTGCGAATAATATCAGCCACGGCCTGTAAACGAAATGAACATATAAGCATGGTTACATGACGAAACTTAAAGATTAAAATGAAAGACTAATTACAAGCAATACACTTTTTAAAAATCAGGTAGTATTAAGTAGTTTAAAAGTTATAGCGATTCTATTTTAATGGATTAAGCATATCAAGTGTAGACTATTTATTGTTCCGCCCTACACCAGATCCTTTTTGTAGTTTATAGGTCACCAAATAAAATAACATCGGCCATTGAACCCTCCAACATCAACTTGCTTATTCAGGGTTTAACTCATTCCAAAAACCACTAGAAAAAACAGATTTCTTTGTACAACACCTTTGGTCTCCTTTGATATTAGATTA includes these proteins:
- the LOC139851814 gene encoding T-complex protein 1 subunit gamma, whose product is MQSPVLVLKDSLTRESGTKVHHANIQASKAVADIIRTTLGPRSMLKMLLDASGGIVVTNDGNAILRELDIAHPAAKSMIELSRTQDEEVGDGTTSVIVLAGEMLHVAEAFIDKKYHPTVICRAYNKALEDALAVLDKISMSIDVNDRSMMLGLVKSVIGTKFTSQFGDLIADLALAATTIVGIDLGQGIKEVDIKKYIKVEKIPGGQLEDSKVLKGVMFNKDVVVPGKMKRKIINPRIILLDCPLEYKKGENQTNAELVREEDWAVLLKMEEEYIENLCAQILKFKPDLVITEKGLSDLACHYFSKAGVSAIRRLRKTDNNRIAKACGAVIVNRPDELQESDVGTGAGLFEVKKIGDEFFAHIVECKDPKACTVLLRGASKDLLNEVERNLQDAMSVARNILKHPKLVPGGGATELTVSATLKQKSSSIEGIEKWPYEAAAVAFEAIPRTLAQNCGVNVIRTMTALQGKHANGENAWTGIDGNTGEIADMKELKIWDAYNVKAQTFKTAIEAACMLLRIDDIVSGIKKRQAPTQQSKPTIETGEDADNEQMIPE